One Theropithecus gelada isolate Dixy unplaced genomic scaffold, Tgel_1.0 HiC_scaffold_15896, whole genome shotgun sequence genomic region harbors:
- the LOC112617209 gene encoding putative protein FAM47C, whose product MYSLRLEPPENGVSHPCPESPKTRVSSLHPEPLETGVSHLCPEPLEICVSHLRPESTETGVSHLCPEPPKTPVSSLRPEPPKTGASHLRPEPPKTQVSSVRLEPLETRVSHLRPEPPETGVSHLRPEPPKTPVSSLRPEPPETGVSHLCPGSPETHVSHLCPEPPETGVSHLSPETPNTRRVSSFLLQVLKVDSERKPEDTWARCEGQETTTEEPTEPSKYLCGESNPRPFESRVSHLPLVPPKTRRVSRLRPEPPKTRRVSSFHPEPPRTRRVSSLRLEPLKTRRVSSLCPETTKTGVSHLKELFQEDTPNTTECVSDSLQHRYTSRKLRDFKWAGDLGVDEESISSLFDFTPECKANYQDQKIKTVNECSSGLKCSMELDDMDEVKFFSQKKDLDGKIHTASNSYRAEHVNMGYGAWYLKPKLGQKLRSDEPLIDPKLLLEKPDEPDILDGLYGPIAFKDFILSKGYEMPGIIQRLFARNGWTYDSVKTPIQRAMQVYKYEEDVTDASEED is encoded by the coding sequence TCTCCGCCCGGAGTCTACCGAGACTGGAGTGTCTCATCTCTGCCCAGAGCCTCCCAAGACCCCCGTGTCCAGTCTCCGCCCGGAGCCTCCTAAGACTGGAGCGTCCCATCTCCGCCCAGAGCCTCCCAAGACTCAGGTGTCCAGTGTCCGCCTGGAGCCTCTCGAAACTAGAGTGTCCCATCTCCGCCCGGAGCCTCCTGAGACTGGAGTGTCCCATCTCCGCCCAGAGCCTCCCAAGACTCCGGTGTCCAGTCTCCGCCCAGAGCCTCCCGAAACTGGAGTGTCCCATCTCTGTCCGGGGTCTCCCGAGACTCACGTATCTCATCTCTGCCCGGAGCCTCCCGAGACTGGAGTATCCCACCTCAGCCCGGAAACTCCCAACACTCGTCGGGTGTCCAGTTTCCTACTACAGGTCCTGAAAGTGGATTCTGAGAGGAAGCCGGAAGACACATGGGCTCGTTGCGAGGGTCAGGAGACAACAACCGAGGAACCCACCGAGCCTAGTAAATACCTTTGTGGGGAATCCAACCCGCGGCCTTTCGAGAGTCGAGTGTCCCATCTCCCACTGGTGCCTCCCAAGACTCGTCGGGTGTCCAGACTCCGCCCAGAGCCTCCCAAGACTCGTCGGGTGTCCAGTTTCCACCCGGAGCCTCCCAGGACTCGTCGAGTGTCCAGTCTCCGCCTGGAGCCTCTCAAGACTCGTCGAGTGTCCAGTCTCTGCCCGGAGACTACCAAGACTGGAGTATCCCATCTAAAAGAACTGTTTCAGGAAGATACACCAAACACAACGGAGTGTGTTTCTGACTCTCTTCAACATAGATACACATCGAGAAAACTCCGTGACTTCAAGTGGGCAGGAGACCTGGGAGTTGATGAAGAATCCATCAGCAGTCTGTTTGACTTTACCCCTGAGTGCAAAGCAAACTATCAAGACCAAAAGATTAAGACGGTAAATGAGTGTTCCTCAGGGCTGAAGTGCAGCATGGAGCTAGATGACATGGATGAGGTCAAATTCTTCTCACAGAAAAAAGACTTGGACGGGAAAATCCACACTGCATCGAATTCTTATAGGGCGGAGCATGTGAACATGGGGTATGGAGCATGGTACCTCAAGCCTAAGTTGGGACAAAAGCTAAGAAGTGATGAACCGTTGATTGACCCCAAGCTCCTACTTGAAAAGCCTGATGAACCCGACATTCTTGACGGTCTTTATGGACCAATTGCCTTTAAGGATTTTATATTAAGCAAGGGCTACGAAATGCCTGGCATCATTCAAAGGCTGTTTGCCAGGAATGGATGGACTTATGACTCTGTTAAGACTCCTATTCAACGTGCAATGCAAGTTTACAAGTACGAAGAAGACGTCACAGATGCATCGGAAGAAGATTAG